In Cicer arietinum cultivar CDC Frontier isolate Library 1 chromosome 1, Cicar.CDCFrontier_v2.0, whole genome shotgun sequence, one DNA window encodes the following:
- the LOC101500264 gene encoding phosphoenolpyruvate carboxylase 2-like codes for MATRNIEKMASIDAQLRLLAPRKVSDDDKLVEYDALLLDRFLDILQDLHGQDIRQTVQDCYELSAEYEGNHESEKLEELGNMLTGLDAGDSIVISKSFSHMLNLANLAEEVQIAYRRRIKLLKKGDFADENSAITESDIEETLKRLVTELKKTPEEVFDALKNQTVDLVLTAHPTQSIRRSLLQKHGRIRNCLTQLYAKDITPDDKQELDEALQREIQAAFRTDEIRRTPPTPQDEXXXXXXXFHETIWKGVPKFLRRVDTALKNIGINERIPYNAPVIQFSSWMGGDRDGNPRVTPEVTRDVCLLARMMAANLYFSQIEDLMFELSMWRCNDDLRVRAHELHRSSKRDAKHYIEFWKQIPPNEPYRVILGFVRDKLYNTRERARQLLANGTSDIPEETTFTNVEQFLEPLELCYRSLCACGDRPIADGSLLDFLRQVSTFGLSLVRLDIRQESDRHTDVMDAITKHLEIGSYREWSEESRQEWLLSELSGKRPLFGHDLPKTEEIADVLETFRVISELPSDNFGAYIISMATSPSDVLAVELLQRECHVKQPLRVVPLFEKLADLESAPAAVARLFSIDWYRNRIDGKQEVMIGYSDSGKDAGRLSAAWALYKAQEELINVAKEFGVKLTMFHGRGGTVGRGGGPTHLAILSQPPDTIHGSLRVTVQGEVIEQSFGEEHLCFRTLQRFTAATLEHGMHPPVSPKPEWRALLDEMAVIATKEYRSIVFQEPHFVEYFRCATPELEYGRMNIGSRPSKRKPSGGIESLRAIPWIFAWTQTRFHLPVWLGFGEAFKHAIEKDPKNLQMLQDMYNQWPFFRVTLDLVEMVFAKGDPGIAALYDKLLVSKALRPFGERLRAKFEETKSFLLKVAGHKDLLEGDPYLKQRLRLRDSYITTLNVLQAYTLKQIRDPDYVKMRPHLSKDYMESSKPAAELVKLNPKSEYAPGLEDTLILTMKGIAAGMQNTG; via the exons ATGGCTACTCGAAACATTGAGAAGATGGCTTCAATTGATGCTCAGCTGAGATTATTGGCACCAAGAAAAGTTTCTGATGATGACAAACTTGTGGAGTATGATGCTTTGTTGTTGGATCGTTTCCTTGACATTCTTCAGGATTTGCATGGACAAGATATCAGACAAACt GTTCAAGATTGTTATGAGCTATCAGCAGAGTATGAAGGGAATCATGAGTCTGAGAAGTTGGAGGAACTTGGGAATATGTTGACTGGTCTTGATGCTGGAGATTCTATTGTCATATCCAAATCATTTTCTCACATGCTTAATTTGGCAAACTTGGCTGAGGAAGTTCAAATTGCATATAGGAGAAGGATCAAGTTATTGAAGAAGGGTGATTTTGCTGATGAAAATTCTGCTATAACTGAGTCAGATATTGAAGAAACTTTGAAGAGGCTTGTGACTGAACTGAAGAAGACTCCTGAAGAAGTCTTTGATGCTTTGAAAAATCAAACTGTAGATTTGGTCTTAACTGCTCATCCTACTCAGTCTATTAGGAGATCTTTGCTTCAAAAGCATGGAAG GATAAGGAATTGCTTAACACAGTTGTATGCTAAAGACATAACACCAGATGATAAGCAGGAACTTGATGAGGCTTTACAGAGAGAG ATTCAAGCTGCATTTCGCACAGATGAAATTCGAAGGACTCCTCCTACACCACAAGATGAG NNNNNNNNNNNNNNNNNNNACTTTCATGAGACAATTTGGAAAGGAGTGCCGAAGTTTTTGCGTCGGGTTGATACAGCTCTAAAGAACATTGGAATAAATGAACGTATCCCATATAATGCTCCTGTTATCCAATTCTCTTCTTGGATGGGAGGAGATCGTGAcg GTAATCCTAGGGTAACCCCTGAAGTTACAAGGGATGTGTGTTTGCTCGCTCGAATGATGGCTGCTAATTTGTACTTCTCTCAGATAGAGGATCTCATGTTTGAG CTGTCTATGTGGCGCTGCAACGACGATCTTCGTGTTAGAGCTCATGAGCTTCATAGATCCTCAAAGAGAGACGCAAAACATTATATTG AGTTTTGGAAACAGATTCCTCCAAATGAGCCATATCGTGTCATTCTTGGATTCGTGAGGGACAAACTGTATAATACACGCGAACGTGCTCGCCAGTTATTAGCTAATGGGACCTCTGACATCCCTGAAGAGACAACCTTCACAAATGTTGAGCAG TTTCTGGAGCCTCTTGAACTCTGTTATAGATCACTTTGTGCATGCGGTGACCGACCAATAGCAGATGGAAGCCTACTCGATTTCTTGCGTCAAGTTTCTACATTTGGACTTTCACTTGTAAGGCTCGATATTCGCCAAGAGTCGGACAGACACACTGATGTTATGGATGCAATTACAAAACACTTGGAGATTGGATCATACCGAGAATGGTCAGAGGAAAGCAGGCAGGAATGGCTCTTATCCGAGCTTAGTGGAAAGCGGCCTCTATTTGGCCACGACCTTCCTAAAACAGAAGAAATTGCTGATGTTTTAGAAACCTTCCGTGTCATTTCAGAACTTCCTTCGGACAACTTTGGCGCTTATATAATCTCGATGGCAACATCTCCATCTGATGTGCTTGCTGTCGAGCTTTTACAACGCGAATGTCATGTGAAGCAGCCTTTAAGAGTTGTTCCACTGTTTGAAAAGCTTGCTGATCTTGAGTCTGCTCCAGCTGCAGTAGCGCGGCTTTTCTCGATAGATTGGTACAGAAACCGCATTGATGGTAAGCAAGAAGTTATGATAGGATACTCAGACTCAGGAAAAGATGCGGGCCGTCTTTCAGCAGCTTGGGCACTATACAAGGCTCAAGAGGAACTCATAAATGTAGCAAAGGAGTTTGGTGTTAAGCTAACAATGTTCCACGGCCGAGGAGGGACAGTTGGAAGAGGAGGAGGTCCTACTCATCTTGCTATATTGTCTCAGCCACCGGATACTATTCATGGCTCACTTCGGGTAACTGTTCAAGGTGAAGTTATTGAACAGTCATTTGGAGAGGAGCACTTGTGCTTTAGAACACTTCAGCGTTTCACTGCTGCTACACTTGAGCATGGAATGCATCCTCCTGTGTCGCCTAAACCTGAATGGCGTGCCCTTTTGGATGAGATGGCTGTCATTGCAACCAAGGAATATCGCTCCATTGTTTTCCAAGAACCTCATTTTGTTGAATACTTTCGATGC GCGACTCCTGAGTTGGAATATGGACGAATGAACATTGGCAGCCGTCCATCGAAACGAAAGCCTAGTGGAGGCATCGAATCTCTTCGCGCTATTCCTTGGATTTTTGCTTGGACACAAACAAGGTTTCATTTACCTGTATGGCTTGGCTTTGGAGAAGCATTCAAGCATGCAATTGAGAAAGATCCAAAGAATCTCCAAATGCTTCAAGATATGTATAATCAATGGCCTTTCTTCAGGGTCACTCTTGACTTGGTTGAGATGGTTTTCGCCAAAGGAGACCCCGGGATTGCTGCCTTATATGACAAACTCTTAGTTTCAAAAGCACTGCGTCCATTTGGTGAGCGTTTACGGGCTAAATTTGAAGAAACCAAGAGCTTTCTTCTCAAG GTTGCCGGGCACAAGGATCTTCTCGAAGGAGATCCCTACTTAAAGCAAAGACTACGCCTTCGAGACTCTTATATCACAACCCTAAATGTATTGCAAGCTTACACATTGAAGCAAATTCGCGATCCAGACTATGTGAAGATGAGGCCTCATTTGTCAAAGGATTATATGGAATCAAGCAAGCCAGCAGCAGAACTTGTTAAACTTAATCCAAAAAGTGAGTATGCTCCTGGTCTTGAAGACACCCTTATTTTGACTATGAAGGGTATAGCTGCTGGCATGCAAAACACAGGCTAA